One part of the Fusobacterium pseudoperiodonticum genome encodes these proteins:
- a CDS encoding deoxycytidylate deaminase: MRENYIDWDSYFMGIALLSSMRSKDPNTQVGACIVNEDKRIVGVGYNGLPKGCEDTDFPWEREGDFLETKYPYVCHAELNAILNSIKSLKDCIIYVALFPCNECSKAIIQSGIKEIVYLSDKYDGTDTNRASKKMLDSAGVKYRQFTPDMDKLEIDFKNI, translated from the coding sequence ATGAGAGAAAATTATATAGATTGGGATAGTTACTTTATGGGGATAGCCTTGCTTTCTTCAATGAGAAGTAAAGATCCTAATACTCAAGTTGGAGCTTGTATAGTAAATGAAGACAAAAGAATAGTTGGAGTGGGCTATAATGGTCTACCTAAAGGCTGCGAAGATACAGATTTTCCTTGGGAAAGAGAAGGAGATTTTTTAGAGACAAAATATCCTTATGTTTGCCACGCTGAATTGAATGCTATATTAAATAGTATAAAGTCTTTGAAAGATTGTATTATATATGTAGCCTTATTCCCTTGTAATGAGTGCAGTAAGGCAATAATTCAAAGTGGTATAAAAGAGATTGTATATCTTTCAGATAAATATGATGGAACAGATACAAATAGAGCCTCAAAGAAAATGTTGGATTCAGCTGGAGTAAAATATAGACAATTTACACCTGATATGGATAAATTAGAGATAGATTTTAAAAATATTTAG
- a CDS encoding Crp/Fnr family transcriptional regulator → MLEVLRKSVVFNKIQSEDIKKILEETKHEIKTYSPNETIAFRGDEVKGLYVILKGTLTTEMLTEEGNVIKIEELVKSDVIASAFIFGSKNCFPVDLKAKEKAEVLFIERKEFLKLLFSQEQILENFLNEISNKTQLLTTKIWNNFNNKTIKKKFCNYVNRKQEKGEFIIENLGALAEFFGVERPSLSRVLSDLVKDEKLERIGRNRYKILDKEFFEI, encoded by the coding sequence ATGCTAGAAGTTTTAAGAAAAAGTGTTGTTTTTAATAAGATTCAAAGTGAAGATATAAAGAAAATTTTAGAAGAAACTAAGCATGAAATAAAAACTTATTCTCCTAATGAAACAATAGCCTTTAGAGGAGATGAAGTAAAGGGACTATATGTAATTCTAAAGGGAACATTGACTACAGAAATGCTTACAGAAGAAGGAAATGTCATTAAAATTGAAGAATTAGTTAAAAGTGATGTTATAGCTTCAGCCTTTATTTTTGGAAGTAAAAATTGTTTTCCTGTAGACTTAAAAGCAAAAGAAAAAGCCGAAGTATTATTTATAGAGAGAAAAGAATTTTTGAAACTATTATTTTCACAAGAACAAATTTTAGAGAATTTTCTAAATGAGATTTCAAATAAAACTCAACTTTTAACAACTAAAATCTGGAATAATTTTAATAATAAAACTATCAAGAAAAAATTCTGTAATTATGTTAATAGAAAACAAGAAAAAGGTGAATTTATTATAGAAAATTTAGGAGCATTAGCAGAGTTTTTTGGAGTGGAAAGACCTTCTCTTTCAAGAGTTCTAAGTGATTTAGTAAAAGATGAAAAACTAGAAAGAATAGGGAGAAATAGATATAAGATATTGGATAAAGAATTTTTTGAAATCTAA
- a CDS encoding riboflavin synthase subunit alpha, with the protein MEILDKKSNRMSRANAGVSEQSEFPDLQRILDFLSLRNLLSNELFFTFC; encoded by the coding sequence ATGGAAATTTTAGATAAAAAATCAAATAGAATGAGCCGAGCAAATGCAGGAGTGTCTGAACAAAGTGAGTTTCCTGATTTGCAGCGAATTCTTGATTTTTTATCGTTAAGAAATTTACTCAGTAACGAACTATTTTTTACTTTTTGTTAA
- a CDS encoding PTS transporter subunit IIC: MKNFFIKSLNGMAFGLFSSLIVGLILKQIGTLFNIEFLTYLGGFSQLLMGAGIGVGVAYALESHVLILIASAITGMYGAGSINFVDGQAVLKVGEPMGAYFSVIFGLLIAKRIAGKTKFDIILLPMTTIIFGCLLGKFFAPYISAVISEIGIIVNKTTELRPILMGLTMSVIMGIILTLPISSAAIGISLGLSGLAAGASLTGCCCQMIGFAVMSYDDNDLGTVFSIGFGTSMIQIPNIIKNPIIWIPPIVSSAILGVLSTTVFNLSSNSIASGMGTSGLVGQIASFSVNGMSYLPTMIILHFLLPAIITFIVYKILKKKGYIKPGDLKI, from the coding sequence ATGAAAAACTTTTTTATTAAAAGTTTGAACGGTATGGCTTTTGGTTTATTTTCATCATTGATAGTTGGGCTTATTTTAAAGCAGATTGGAACTCTTTTTAATATAGAGTTTTTAACATATCTTGGTGGTTTTTCACAGCTTTTAATGGGAGCTGGAATAGGAGTTGGAGTTGCTTATGCACTGGAATCTCATGTATTAATCTTGATAGCTTCTGCTATAACAGGTATGTATGGTGCAGGTAGTATCAATTTTGTAGATGGGCAAGCAGTTTTAAAAGTTGGTGAACCAATGGGAGCATATTTCTCAGTTATTTTTGGTTTACTTATTGCTAAAAGAATTGCAGGGAAAACTAAGTTTGATATCATACTTTTACCTATGACTACTATAATTTTTGGTTGCTTACTTGGTAAATTCTTTGCTCCATATATCTCAGCTGTTATCAGTGAAATTGGTATTATAGTTAATAAGACAACTGAACTTAGACCTATTTTAATGGGACTTACTATGTCTGTTATTATGGGAATTATCTTAACACTTCCTATAAGTTCTGCTGCTATAGGGATATCTTTAGGTTTAAGTGGGCTTGCTGCCGGTGCATCTTTAACTGGTTGTTGTTGTCAAATGATAGGTTTTGCTGTTATGTCTTATGATGATAATGATTTAGGTACTGTATTTTCAATAGGTTTTGGTACTTCAATGATACAAATTCCTAATATAATAAAAAATCCTATTATATGGATACCACCTATAGTTTCAAGTGCTATCTTAGGTGTACTTTCTACAACTGTTTTTAATTTATCATCAAACAGTATAGCTTCTGGTATGGGAACAAGTGGACTTGTTGGACAGATAGCATCATTCTCAGTAAATGGAATGTCATATTTACCAACTATGATAATATTACATTTCTTACTTCCAGCAATTATAACTTTTATTGTATATAAAATATTGAAGAAAAAAGGATATATCAAACCAGGAGATTTAAAAATATAA
- a CDS encoding DUF3798 domain-containing protein, with translation MKIKRILFSILAIFMFVLVAACGKKEAPTEDANAQKEGTATEVTQNYHIGVVTTSVSQSEDNARGAEAVVKQYGASNEGGKITVVTIPDNFMQEQETTISQMVSLADDPEMKAIVVAEGIPGTYPAFKAIREKRPDILLFVNNTHEDPVQVSTVADVVVNSDSVARGYLIVKTAHDLGATKFMHISFPRHLSYETISRRRAIMEQTAKDLGMEYIEMSAPDPLSDVGVPGAQQFILEQVPNWIAKYGKDIAFFATNDAQTEPLLKQIAANGGYFIEADLPSPTMGYPGALGIEFTDDEKGNWPKILEKVEKAVVEAGGSGRMGTWAYSYNFSGIEGLTDLAVKSIESGDKDFTLEKVLASLDTATPGSKWNGSLMKDNNGVEIKNSFFVYQDTYVFGKGYMGVTSVEVPEKYGKIGTK, from the coding sequence ATGAAAATTAAAAGAATTCTATTTAGTATTTTAGCAATATTTATGTTTGTGTTAGTAGCTGCTTGTGGTAAAAAAGAAGCACCTACTGAAGATGCTAATGCTCAAAAAGAAGGAACAGCAACTGAAGTTACACAAAATTATCATATCGGTGTTGTAACAACATCTGTTTCTCAATCAGAAGATAATGCACGTGGAGCTGAAGCAGTTGTAAAACAATATGGAGCAAGTAATGAAGGTGGAAAAATTACCGTTGTAACAATACCAGACAACTTCATGCAAGAACAAGAAACAACAATTTCTCAAATGGTTTCTCTTGCAGATGACCCTGAAATGAAAGCTATAGTAGTAGCTGAAGGAATCCCAGGAACTTATCCTGCATTTAAGGCTATAAGAGAAAAAAGACCTGATATTTTACTATTTGTAAATAATACACACGAAGATCCTGTACAAGTAAGTACAGTTGCAGATGTAGTTGTAAACTCAGACTCAGTTGCAAGAGGATACTTAATAGTAAAAACAGCTCATGATTTAGGAGCAACTAAATTTATGCACATTTCATTCCCTAGACACTTAAGTTATGAAACTATTTCAAGAAGAAGAGCTATAATGGAACAAACAGCTAAAGATTTAGGAATGGAATATATTGAAATGTCAGCACCAGACCCACTAAGTGATGTTGGAGTACCAGGAGCACAACAATTTATCTTAGAACAAGTTCCAAACTGGATAGCTAAATATGGTAAAGATATAGCATTCTTTGCAACAAACGATGCCCAAACAGAACCTTTACTAAAACAAATAGCTGCAAATGGTGGATACTTTATAGAAGCTGATTTACCTTCTCCTACAATGGGATACCCTGGAGCATTAGGAATTGAATTCACTGATGATGAAAAAGGAAATTGGCCAAAAATATTAGAAAAAGTTGAAAAAGCTGTTGTAGAAGCTGGTGGTTCAGGAAGAATGGGAACATGGGCTTACTCATACAATTTCTCAGGTATTGAAGGACTTACAGATTTAGCAGTTAAATCTATAGAAAGCGGAGATAAAGACTTTACATTAGAAAAAGTTTTAGCATCTCTTGATACAGCGACACCAGGATCTAAATGGAATGGAAGCTTAATGAAAGATAACAATGGAGTGGAAATAAAAAATTCATTCTTCGTATATCAAGATACTTATGTATTTGGAAAAGGATATATGGGAGTTACTTCTGTTGAAGTTCCAGAAAAATATGGAAAAATTGGTACTAAATAA